Within the Pseudomonas putida genome, the region GGACATGCTAGAAATCCTTATACAGAGACCCAGCTCTGCAGTCTGAAATAAGTAGAGCGGCGACGTGGTGTCGCAGGTGCAGTGACCAAATGTCGCAGCTGAATCAATCGCGCTGATTTTATGGGTAAACCTGTTGCAAGTAAAATTTCTGTCGCAAATTTATTCGTAGGATTAAGAACAAAACATGCTCGTAACTGGCTGAAAGCCTTGAAATTCGGGGATTCGGCCTGGTTTTGTCAATTATGTTTCTTGTGCGTGGTAACAGATTGTAGTTTTAGTAATGATAATTAATATCGTTTGCGGCGGCCGATTGGAGTTAATGCGATTGAGCCTTGTTAAGTTCATAGGCCGTTGCCCCCCTCTTGCAATTGCGCGCCGCTATCGTTCTATCAGTGTCGGACACTCGCTGCACCGCTCTGGGTCAATGTTTTTCGAGTGGGTAGAGATGTGCAGGGTGCGGTGGCCAGTGGACAAGTCGGGCGGTGGCTCGCCCGTGCACATGAATGAAAAGCGCCGACACCGATGCAATCGTCCATAGCTGCTGGCCGGGTTGCTCCTGCTACCGGGCTGGTTCAAGCATAGTCCGGATTCTAGGGATTGCCGGGGCTTCGGGTGTCATGCCTGTGTCACGAATGCCTGCTAGCGTGCCGGTCCCGTCCCGCGGCAAAAGGAAAGCCATCCGGTGCACCCCGCCACGCCTCGCAAGCCCTTCCTGCTCCGTTGCGCCGACATGCACAGCGATGATTTCGGCGCCTTGTTCACACAGCTCTACGGCAACCTGTATGCCGACGTACCGCCACTGGGCGAGGGTATTTCCATCAGCGGGGTGTATGGCCGCTTCGAGGGCATGAGCGTAAGGCGCCTGCATTACCAGGGTGACTTTCGCATCGTCCTGCCCAGCCCGCAGGACGAAATCACCTTCGTGCTGCCTACTGCAGGCAAGATCATCTTCGACCATCGCGGCGAGTCAATCGGCGGCGCGCAGGTCGGGCTCGCTGTCGACAAGCTCGAGATACGCTCGGTACGCATCGCCGATGATCATGCCCAGTGTGGCATGTCGATTCGCCGGGGCGTATTTGCCGAGCGGCTGTCGGCACTGCTGGAGCGGCCCTTGGCTGCCCCGATACGTTTCGCGCCGGTAGTGGACCTTGCCGCGCCAGGCTTCCAGGGCATCCGTGCCTTGCTCGAACTGGCCACGGGCACTGAGTTCGATCAATTGATCAATACCGGCCTGCTGATGCCGCTGCGGTTGCAGGAAATGCTGGTCGACGCACTGCTGCAAGCCTGGCCGCACAATTACCGCGAAGCGCTGCACAGGCCGGCTCCATTGCCAGCGCCGCGCCATGTGAAACTGGCCATGGCCTATATCCGTGAACATCCCGCGAGGCTGAGCAGTAGCAGCGAGTTGGCTGGCTTGGCCAATGTCAGCGTGCGGGCGTTACAGGAGGGCTTTCGACGGTTTGCGGGCACTTCGATAGTCGGGTATCAGCGGCAGGTGCGGCTGGAGCAGGCGCGTCAGGTGCTGGCAAGCGAGCAGGGTACGTCGGTGGAGCAGGTGGCGTTACGCTTCGGCTTCACCAATGCGGGGCGGTTTGCCCAGTATTTCAAAGCGGCGTTTGGTTTGCCTCCGGCACAGGTCAGGCGCAGGCATGACCCATGACCTGCGGCAGTGGGCCGTGCTGCGAATCAGATAACGCGCTGCCTGCACTGGATGCGCTCAAGGGAACCTGATCTTGCTGTAGGCGAACTCATTGGCACCCCGTTCGATGCCCGCCTCGGAGGTTTTCACCTCAACCCGGTCATCGTCGTGAACAACGATTATCTGGTGTGCATCCAGCACCTCGACACCTTCGGGCTTGTTGCTGAACCTCAGTGTGGAGCCGTCTTCGCGGGTCACCAGTTGCGGCGTGCCTGGCTTACCCGCTGCAAACGGTACGATCCATAGAAACCCGCCTATGTTGGTAATTGGCTTGTTCGCAGCATCAACGGATTTTTCCTCGTAGCTGGTAACCGCATAAAGCCTGTCTTTGTTGAACCGGTCATACTCGATGCCGGACAGCCCGACTGTGTGGCCTTGGGCTTGGACGTTGAAGTTCTGGACGGATTTGAACGCCTCCACAAGCGCTAGGGTTCCATCTTTGAACTTCACATGCGCTGAGATGAGTGTGAAGCCGAAATGCGCGTCAGTTTTGTCGTTTCCGTGCCTGCGAATGCCGATGATCAGTTGCCCGTCTGCTGTTTTTGCCTTCACCGGCTCGCTCGGCGCCATGGTGATTGCTTCGATTTGATAGTAAGACGCGCCAATCGCATCCTTGATCTGCTTGCGCAGTGAGATCGAGCTTGTGACCCCGCTGCGCGATGTGGGCGACAGGAGCTTTACCGCCTCAGGGTCGTCCACGGGCCAGTACAGGAGCGTGTTGAGAATGTCGCTGCTCGGATCTTCGTCGGTGCTGGCTTTGTTGAAGGCGGTGCTGGCGATCATGTAGCGGCCATCCAGCGTCTTGGTCAGTGCCTCGTATTTATCGGCTTCTCTTAATGCCTTCCCAGGCAGCACGGTAGGCTCACCACTGATTTTGCCCTGCTCGATGTCAAGCGTGAACAGGGCTGGCCCGCCTGGGGCGGGCAAGCGTTTGTCGTTGGCCAAGAGCAGTTTTTCATTGCTTTCAACCACTGCCGACACTTCACAGTTGACGGGGGTTCCAGGGGCAAAACACGCCGCCGTGTGATGTTCGATGGCCGCGATGCGTCCTGGCAGCTCAGCTGCCGGTGCGTGAGGCGCTGCACTGGCCAAGCCGACTACCAGCGTGATGATTGCTCGCTTTTCCATGGGCACTGTCCTTGTGGGAATGGGAAGGTTGCGCAGCAAAGCGTAATCGCGGCAAGCGAGACCGGAAACTGGCATTTTTGGCAGTAGCTGTTCGACATGACCGCCATTGAAGGGGCTGGCATCTTGGCCAGTAGGCACACCCTCAAGAATCGGGGCGGTGCAGCCGTGGGGGCCACGCGGCAGCCCCGGCAACTGTCAGAACGCGTAGCTGGCTTTCAGGCTGCCACTGGCCCCATGGCTGTCACCGCCGCCCAACGCCGCTAGATCGGCGCCAATACTCAGCGCGCCAAGGTTGGCCATCAGGCTCACGCCAGCGTTGAACTGGTCACGATTGTCGAAGGCGGCGCGCTGCTCGATATCCAGCCCCAGCAAGTGGCCCTCGCTTTCGACCTCGTGGTCGCCCAGCGCATGCTCATAGCCCACTTGCACGCCGGGCACCAACTGCCAACGGCCCATGCTGAACGGCATGAAGGACGCCTCGAGTCTGGCCATCGCGCTACGGCGGGTCTGCTGCAGGTCGTCCACCTCTAGCGCCAATTCGCTGCCTTTTTCGCTAAACCCGGCCACGTCCACGTGACTGATGC harbors:
- a CDS encoding AraC family transcriptional regulator encodes the protein MHPATPRKPFLLRCADMHSDDFGALFTQLYGNLYADVPPLGEGISISGVYGRFEGMSVRRLHYQGDFRIVLPSPQDEITFVLPTAGKIIFDHRGESIGGAQVGLAVDKLEIRSVRIADDHAQCGMSIRRGVFAERLSALLERPLAAPIRFAPVVDLAAPGFQGIRALLELATGTEFDQLINTGLLMPLRLQEMLVDALLQAWPHNYREALHRPAPLPAPRHVKLAMAYIREHPARLSSSSELAGLANVSVRALQEGFRRFAGTSIVGYQRQVRLEQARQVLASEQGTSVEQVALRFGFTNAGRFAQYFKAAFGLPPAQVRRRHDP